From one Dysidea avara chromosome 9, odDysAvar1.4, whole genome shotgun sequence genomic stretch:
- the LOC136267146 gene encoding uncharacterized protein isoform X1, with translation MDSERGTASAGIDNVGSQVYFTGSFIVCSAGNKRASVTNQSTSKRFKNVDPRMASQMGHFSLAKRKNVTPQNTEPSTIGSASALDNVVKELESTFPALIVESCVLGGRRWAIVRGKPSMESSIDLPVYSSRMIITVSAEDTVSFKFEAMFVIIANGVLPADRDRFHELVRSLCPESGYFLCEGIPYEMATLMDFQTKSMRKWDFPFQRLDHKNCDMWMCSTSLTSTTRRCKCCSNLMYYIKREGKKQQAVTAEEKAARVHPSSHFPIKYLSPANQEERRNSIVKEKKALQRQVKKRLTVNDANVDDVTNATTS, from the exons ATGGATTCAGAGCGCGGGACGGCAAGTGCTGGCATAGATAATGTAGGCTCCCAGGTATATTTTACAGGTTCTTTTATTGTCTGTAGTGCTGGTAACAAGAGGGCAAGTGTTACCAACCAATCTACTAGCAAGCGGTTTAAAAATGTTGATCCACGTATGGCATCACAGATGGGACATTTTAGCCTGGCTAAGCGTAAGAATGTTACACCTCAGAACACGGAACCTTCTACTATTGGAA GTGCCTCAGCTTTAGATAATGTTGTTAAGGAGTTGGAATCAACTTTTCCAGCACTGATTGTTGAATCATGTGTTCTTGGTGGAAGGAGATGGGCCATAGTACGCGGAAAGCCCAGTATGGAATCTAGCATCGATTTACCAGTCTACTCTTCCAGAATGATCATCACTGTTAGTGCTGAGGATACAGTCTCCTTCAAATTTGAAGCCATGTTCGTAATCATTGCAAATGGAGTGCTACCAGCTGACCGTGATCGATTTCACGAACTGGTTCGGTCCTTGTGTCCAGAGTCTGGGTATTTCTTGTGTGAAGGGATACCGTATGAAATGGCTACCTTGATGGATTTTCAAACAAAGAGTATGCGTAAATGGGATTTCCCCTTCCAGAGACTAGACCACAAAAACTGTGATATGTGGATGTGCTCAACATCACTAACATCAACTACTCGGCGATGTAAATGCTGCTCAAATTTGATGTATTACATCAAAAGGGAAGGAAAGAAGCAACAGGCTGTTACTGCTGAAGAAAAGGCTGCAAGAGTACACCCATCATCACATTTTCCCATCAAATATTTATCACCAGCTAACCAAGAAGAAAGGAGAAATTCTATAGTGAAGGAAAAAAAGGCTTTGCAACGACAG GTGAAAAAACGGTTAACTGTAAATGATGCGAATGTCGACGATGTCACCAATGCCACCACAAGTTGA
- the LOC136267148 gene encoding solute carrier family 22 member 15-like produces MHLNVKEYDVDDVLVEVGQWGRYQQKLFIYFNIQHLILGVVVMSIIFIGVEPSWKCGVEPVTVQDSPRRESRSLLDTKDDDRCVMYEEQSCVVEVDQPYTSIVAEWDLYCSQFYKVALSQSLFFFGMLLGAWFLGPLADKMGRRKVYFYTSLLFFSATFLTALSLNYIQFALCRFLIGFCNAGCLSCIFVILMEVIGPGYRAVMGIIYSGFFALCFPLLSIMVYIIPSWRILTGVLSVAGFLHLTAFHYVPESPRWLLLKGHVEEALQVLQTLAVYNGTKVPPEVKLKKGEVTKQSTTSSSILDLFSFSTIRTRTIVTMACWFSVSITYYGLSLGADSLSDNLYVSCALMGLVEIPGQLVCCLIVDRYGRKMSLVLTLLLTGIACICSGVVQWISQYVANTLVGTTMMLSLTGKFAVSTAFALLYVYTSELFPTEVRNKGLGVSSVAARVGGILAPFVASLNNWSLGLPLIVMGLVPLISGLMSLLLPETKGKSLPDTLHELRHTSRV; encoded by the exons ATGCATTTGAACGTGAAGGAATATGATGTGGACGATGTACTAGTAGAAGTGGGCCAGTGGGGACGATACCAACAGAAACTATTCATCTATTTTAACATTCAACACCTTATTCTTGGAGTAGTAGTGATGTCGATAATATTTATTGGCGTGGAACCATCGTGGAAATGTGGAGTGGAGCCAGTGACGGTACAGGATAGTCCCAGGCGTGAGTCCAGATCACTACTCGATACTAAGGATGATGATAGATGTGTTATGTACGAGGAACAATCTTGTGTGGTAGAAGTGGATCAACCATATACTAGCATCGTAGCTGAG TGGGATTTGTACTGCTCTCAGTTCTACAAAGTTGCCTTGTCACAATCACTATTTTTCTTTGGAATGTTACTGGGCGCTTGGTTCCTTGGTCCCTTAGCAGACAAAATGGGACGGAGAAAAGTATACTTTTATACATCATTGCTATTTTTTAGTGCCACCTTCTTGACTGCATTATCACTCAATTATATTCAATTTGCTTTGTGCAGATTTCTCATTGGATTTTGTAATGCTGGTTGTTTATCATGCATTTTTGTGATATTAATGGAAGTGATTGGACCAGGCTATCGAGCTGTGATGGGAATAATATATTCTGGATTTTTTGCCCTTTGTTTTCCTCTGCTATCAATTATGGTATACATTATCCCTAGTTGGAGGATCTTGACTGGAGTATTATCAGTTGCAGGGTTCTTACATTTGACTGCATTTCA TTACGTACCAGAGTCTCCCAGATGGTTACTATTGAAGGGACATGTTGAAGAAGCTCTACAAGTACTACAAACACTTGCAGTGTACAATGGTACAAAGGTACCACCTGAAGTGAAACTTAAGAAAGGGGAAGTTACCAAACAATCTACTACCTCAAGTTCTATACTTGATCTCTTTTCTTTCTCAACGATTCGTACTAGAACTATTGTAACAATGGCTTGCTG GTTCTCAGTCTCCATTACCTACTATGGACTATCACTAGGAGCTGATAGTTTATCAGACAACTTGTATGTTAGTTGTGCACTGATGGGTCTAGTGGAAATACCTGGTCAACTGGTGTGTTGTCTAATAGTTGATCG TTATGGGAGGAAGATGTCATTGGTGTTAACCCTATTATTAACTGGAATAGCTTGTATATGTAGTGGTGTTGTTCAGTGGATCAGTCAGT ATGTGGCTAATACTCTGGTTGGTACAACCATGATGCTCTCATTAACTGGAAAGTTTGCAGTGTCCACGGCATTCGCTCTACTCTATGTGTACACCAGTGAACTGTTCCCAACTGAAGTACGTAATAAAGGATTAGGTGTCTCTTCAGTAGCTGCCAGGGTTGGTGGAATACTAGCTCCTTTCGTAGCATCACTG AACAACTGGAGTTTGGGACTACCTCTGATAGTGATGGGACTGGTACCACTGATATCTGGTTTAATGTCTCTATTGTTACCAGAAACTAAAGGAAAATCATTACCTGATACTCTCCATGAATTAAGGCATACTTCACGTGTGTAA
- the LOC136267146 gene encoding uncharacterized protein isoform X2, with protein MKRLFNYIDGFRARDGNAGNKRASVTNQSTSKRFKNVDPRMASQMGHFSLAKRKNVTPQNTEPSTIGSASALDNVVKELESTFPALIVESCVLGGRRWAIVRGKPSMESSIDLPVYSSRMIITVSAEDTVSFKFEAMFVIIANGVLPADRDRFHELVRSLCPESGYFLCEGIPYEMATLMDFQTKSMRKWDFPFQRLDHKNCDMWMCSTSLTSTTRRCKCCSNLMYYIKREGKKQQAVTAEEKAARVHPSSHFPIKYLSPANQEERRNSIVKEKKALQRQVKKRLTVNDANVDDVTNATTS; from the exons ATGAAGCGCCTATTTAATTATATCGATGGATTCAGAGCGCGGGACGGCAA TGCTGGTAACAAGAGGGCAAGTGTTACCAACCAATCTACTAGCAAGCGGTTTAAAAATGTTGATCCACGTATGGCATCACAGATGGGACATTTTAGCCTGGCTAAGCGTAAGAATGTTACACCTCAGAACACGGAACCTTCTACTATTGGAA GTGCCTCAGCTTTAGATAATGTTGTTAAGGAGTTGGAATCAACTTTTCCAGCACTGATTGTTGAATCATGTGTTCTTGGTGGAAGGAGATGGGCCATAGTACGCGGAAAGCCCAGTATGGAATCTAGCATCGATTTACCAGTCTACTCTTCCAGAATGATCATCACTGTTAGTGCTGAGGATACAGTCTCCTTCAAATTTGAAGCCATGTTCGTAATCATTGCAAATGGAGTGCTACCAGCTGACCGTGATCGATTTCACGAACTGGTTCGGTCCTTGTGTCCAGAGTCTGGGTATTTCTTGTGTGAAGGGATACCGTATGAAATGGCTACCTTGATGGATTTTCAAACAAAGAGTATGCGTAAATGGGATTTCCCCTTCCAGAGACTAGACCACAAAAACTGTGATATGTGGATGTGCTCAACATCACTAACATCAACTACTCGGCGATGTAAATGCTGCTCAAATTTGATGTATTACATCAAAAGGGAAGGAAAGAAGCAACAGGCTGTTACTGCTGAAGAAAAGGCTGCAAGAGTACACCCATCATCACATTTTCCCATCAAATATTTATCACCAGCTAACCAAGAAGAAAGGAGAAATTCTATAGTGAAGGAAAAAAAGGCTTTGCAACGACAG GTGAAAAAACGGTTAACTGTAAATGATGCGAATGTCGACGATGTCACCAATGCCACCACAAGTTGA